TCTATTCGGTGCAATTTAATAATCAGCCTATGCGCCAAATGTCGACCTCATGGGAAAATATTGGCAATCGCTTATTCGACGAACCCCGTTTCGGCGAAGAATTGAATAGAAAAGGCGAGGTCAAGGAAATTGCGCTCCAAAAAATTGGTGAGGCAAAAGATAATAGAAGCAAAGTAGCCGCGCTGCTCGAAATCTTAGCTCCTATCAAGTGGAATGGTGAATACAAACTATTGGCTTCTAAAAATATCAAGCAAACTTTACAAAATAAAGAAGGAAATAGTGCAGATTTAAATCTGCTTTTGATTGCACTTTGTCGTGCCGTCGATATCAATGCCTATCCTGTCATTTTGAGTACGCGCTCACATGGGCGTTTGCGCGAACAAGCCCCTTCGCTTTCGAAGCTCAATCACGTCATTGCACAAATAGAAATAGGCGAGGGCGAAACCATTTGGGTAGATGCCATCGACAAGACCCTGCCCTTGGGTCTGGTGTCGTATCCCTGCCTCAATACGGTGGGTTATGTGCTAAAAGACCGCAAAAAGGTGGAAAAAGTGGACTTGCAGGCGGCGCGAAAAAATAAATTTACCGCCATGAGTACGCTCCAAATTACTCCCGAAGGGCAGTTGAAGGCAGACCTTAGCTATTTGCTCACCGATTACAGTGCTTCTCAACAGCGTGAGGCTTTTGCCAAAAGCAAAGATGAAACCGACTATATGGCGCAAATTTGGAAACCAGCGGAAAAAAATCTGACCCTCTCGAATTTTGAGATTTCGCAGGCAGCCGAGATAGAAAAACCCCTCCTGCTCAAAGTTACGGCTCTGCACAACGAACAAGTAGGGGGCGGCGATATGATTTATATTTCGCCTTTTATTGATAAAGTATTTGAAAAAAATCCTTTTGTTGCACCTGCCCGAAAATACCCCGTAGATTTTGCCTACCCAACACAAGAATCTTATGTCGTCAATTTGGAAATACCCAAAGGATATGCGGTAGAGGCTCTGCCTGAAAATGAAAAAATTGCCTTACCTCAAAATTCGGCAGTATTTTCTTTCGTCGTTACGCCACAGGAAGGTAAAATCCAGATTGTTTGTAATTATCAAATCAATAAAATACTTTTTCAAAGTGACGAATACGCACTCTTGCGCGACCTGATTGCCAAAGTGATAGCAAAACAGGAAGAAAAAATCATCTTGAAAAAAATATAAAAAACATAGATAAGCTATTTTTAGGGCTAATTTTTTAATTAGCTCTAAAACTTTGCTCTGTTTTCTTTTCCTTTCTATACTTTAAGTTTTGATTCTCTTTATGAAAAAAATAATACGCAATCTTTGTCTTCCCTTTCTGTTTTTGTTGCCTTTCGCCTCTTTTTCGCTTTGGGGTCAGAATCTTGGCGTTCAGCACCTTCCACAAGATTGGCAGAGCGGTTATGATGCCGTTGTGCGCCTTGATGAGGGCGAATTTGAGGTACTTTCGGCTCAATCGGCTTTGGCTCGCTCGCGTTTTATCTGCACCATTTTCAATGCCGAAGGGGAGGAAAGATTTTCAGAAAGAGTGGAATTTTATGATAATAAATTTACTTTTATCAAAAAAATTGAAGGCAGCCTTTATGATAAAAACGGAAAAAAGATAAAAGAATTAAAAAAATCAGACATCATAGACGAAAGCTATCGCGACGGCGTAACCCTCCATGCCGATACGCGCCTCAAACGCTACCGTCTTGCTGCCGCTACTTATCCTTATACGATTGTTTTTGAGGTAGAAAAAGAGGTTAAAAACTTATTACATAGTAGAAAT
This window of the Hugenholtzia roseola DSM 9546 genome carries:
- a CDS encoding DUF3857 domain-containing protein, whose product is MRFLYVFCSLLLWLPIQAQETAKFGKVAKEEFALSSPENPEAEGIVLFDVGKTYVEYSSSKNTFVVRQERHKRIKINTTEALSYANVTVDLYNPKSNEGKEIVTGLRASTYHLENGKVVTTKMGKENIFEEAINDNWTRKKFTLENVKAGAIIEYEYTLQSDFLYELPAWNFQDEIPTLFSECIVHFPEYYNYQIHFTGYEQLFKSERSTQNKTLNLTGIQRQATAIGAGAASSEQVNYLQVIQHLAAKNMPAFKMERFMTTARDYITRVEFELYSVQFNNQPMRQMSTSWENIGNRLFDEPRFGEELNRKGEVKEIALQKIGEAKDNRSKVAALLEILAPIKWNGEYKLLASKNIKQTLQNKEGNSADLNLLLIALCRAVDINAYPVILSTRSHGRLREQAPSLSKLNHVIAQIEIGEGETIWVDAIDKTLPLGLVSYPCLNTVGYVLKDRKKVEKVDLQAARKNKFTAMSTLQITPEGQLKADLSYLLTDYSASQQREAFAKSKDETDYMAQIWKPAEKNLTLSNFEISQAAEIEKPLLLKVTALHNEQVGGGDMIYISPFIDKVFEKNPFVAPARKYPVDFAYPTQESYVVNLEIPKGYAVEALPENEKIALPQNSAVFSFVVTPQEGKIQIVCNYQINKILFQSDEYALLRDLIAKVIAKQEEKIILKKI